GCTGCTCCCCGCGGCCAATAGCCTTGGAGCGGCGGCCCGCTCCGCGCCGTGATTGGCGGAGAGGCGCTGAGCGGCGCGCGGCCCCACGTGGGGCGGAGGCTCCGTCTGACGCGCGGGCGAGCGGCCATTTTGTGCGctgggccgggcccggcccgcccgTGGGGCCGCCGGTGCTGCGGCCCCGCTGCCTCCGGCCCGCCGGGACCGGGATTGCTCCCGCTCCGCTGCGGCGGGCGCGGAGTTCCCCCCGGGGGCGCAGCCGGGTGTCCCGCGGGCGCGGCGGGAGGGTCTGACGTTAACGCCATTACTCGTGTTCCTCGTTAAAGCCCCTCAGGCGTGAGGGGAGGCGCGGAGGGGGAGCAGCGCGGCCCTCACGACACATCAAAGGGGCCGCGCGGCCGCCGGGGGAGGCTGGGCGGCCTTGCCGCCGCCCGCCGGTACGGGGGACTCGTACCGAGCGCTTTCTCGGTGAGGACCGGAGGCGCTCTGGTGCCAAAGCGGCTGCGTTTGTTTTACCGTCCGAACCGGGCCGCCAGAGCGGGGTTACGGCACCGCCGGGCCCGAGTcacggcggggccggggggcgcggggcggggcggagcctgcgcggggcggggcccTCGGTGGGCGTGGTTCGCGGCCGCCCCTCCGTCAGACACAAGCTGCCATTGTGACGTTACGCCAAAGCCGCCCAATCAGCGCCCGCCGGCCGGGGCCCCACGTGGGCGCAGCGCCCTCCGATTGGCTGGCGGCGGCGAGGCCGCCCGGGTTTTgtcccccgcccgccgccccgctccgcccgggCGCTGTGGCGGCACCGCGTGCTCGGGCGCCGCTgccccgctccgcgcccgctCCGCGATGGCTCCCGGAGTTACGGCGATCCCGGCTGGACGCAGCTGAACGGCCGCCCCCGGGCGGGGGACCCGCTCGCACCTCGCATGTCCGCGGCGCCCGGGAAGTCGGATGTGTACggccttcctccccctcctcctctcctccatggCCGTCGTGCTCCGGCGTTAGTTCCTGGCTTTGCTTCCCCTTCTCCCGGCCGCAGGAATACCGCGGGAccctcctcccgccgccgcgTTGTTGTTGTTGTCGCTGTGGCTTTttgatctattttttttccttttttttttttcggggtgggggggggagtgatttttttcttctttttttttttttttttttttttttccgccAGCGAGTGCCGGAAGGAGGGGGGGGGGTGAGGAAGCGGAGGCCCGCGGAGCGCGGCGGCCGGGGGGGGTCGGCACCTGGCCCCGGCGCTGCGGGGCTGGGCTCGGCTCCGCGGGCGCCTCCCCGGCGgtgcggggccgggctggggtgggggggggggaacgTGCGGGGGGGAACCGGCCGGGCCCgctcccccccccaccccctccgCCCTCCCTCCTCCGCCCCCCGCACGGACTTTCCTCTCGTCCCTTTGTTCAGTTCTCGGCCTCTCCGGGAGCGCTCCGAGGCCGGCGGGCAGCAGCGGCAGCTCCGCACGTCGCGATCGCCGTAGCGAGGCTCGGCGCGGCTGCTTCCAGTGACCGCGCCCCAGCCCGGCCATGTACCCCCAGGGCCGGCACCCGGTGAGTCCCGGTACCCCCCGCCACCCCCCGGCCCGCGCCCCCCGCTCCCCTCCCTGCGGCTGCCCCCCCTCCCGCCGCCCGCTCGCCCCCCCCCGGTAACCCCCGCGGCCGCTTCCCGCAGGCTCCGCACCAGCCGGGCCAACCGGGCTTCAAATTCACCGTGGCCGAGTCCTGCGACAGGATCAAGGACGAGTTCCAGTTCCTGCAGGCCCAGTACCACAGGTGAGCCCGGGGGCACCCCCAGCCGCCCCCCCCCGCCCCGAGCCCCCCGGTTCCGCGGGGTCTCACCGTGCGCTCTCACCCCCCCCCAGCCTCAAAGTGGAGTATGACAAGCTGGCGAACGAGAAGACCGAAATGCAGCGCCATTACGTTATGGTGAGAGACTTTAATCAGATTTCGGATCAGCCTGCAAATGTCATTAGCTGCGAGCCGAAGAACGGGGGGGACCGGgggacccccccccccggcACGGGCACTGCCTGCCCGGGGAcccccggggcggggggcggcggtgCCCGGCGCTCCGAGCCCCAGGCGGCTGGAAGCGCCATCCCAAGTTTCCTG
The genomic region above belongs to Serinus canaria isolate serCan28SL12 unplaced genomic scaffold, serCan2020 HiC_scaffold_584, whole genome shotgun sequence and contains:
- the LOC127061311 gene encoding caskin-2-like, with product MAPGSCGPFQSQGDIAGVPWHGDIAGVPAGPLSRRRPGWRWLCGGVRGGAEGEQRGPHDTSKGPRGRRGRLGGLAAARRYGGLVPSAFSPARGGALGGRGSRPPLRQTQAAIVTLRQSRPISARRPGPHVGAAPSDWLAAARPPGFCPPPAAPLRPGAVAAPRARAPLPRSAPAPRWLPELRRSRLDAAERPPPGGGPARTSHVRGAREVGCFSASPGALRGRRAAAAAPHVAIAVARLGAAASSDRAPARPCTPRAGTRLRTSRANRASNSPWPSPATGSRTSSSSCRPSTTASKWSMTSWRTRRPKCSAITL